Part of the Nostoc edaphicum CCNP1411 genome, AGTGGGGAGTAGGGAGTGGGGAGTGGGGAGTAGGATTAAAAAAGATACATACACTGATTTAGCATCTATGGCAATTAATAGTTATCGGGATTTAAAAGTTTGGCAGTTGGGTATAAGCTTGACCAAGCAAGTTTATCTATTAACACGAGATTTTCCTAAGTCTGAAACATATGGTTTGAGTAGCCAAATGCAACGGGCGGCGGTATCAATCCCATCAAATTTGGCAGAAGGTCATGCTAGAGATTCAACACAAGAATTCCTTCGATTTATTGCGATCGCTCTCGGTTCTTTGGCGGAACTTGAAACCCAACTCATTTTAGCCGAACAATTGGAATACATAACCAATCTTAAACTCCAAGAAATCCTAACCAAAACTGACGAAATACAACGAATGCTTCGAGGTTTACAAAAATCCTTGAAAGCAAAGCTTTCTTAATCCCTACTCCCTACTCCCTACTCCCTACTCCCTAGTTAGCTTGCACAAGCAACACATTGCTCGTTCGATTCTTTAAAACTGTCTTTCTGGACAGT contains:
- a CDS encoding four helix bundle protein; the encoded protein is MAINSYRDLKVWQLGISLTKQVYLLTRDFPKSETYGLSSQMQRAAVSIPSNLAEGHARDSTQEFLRFIAIALGSLAELETQLILAEQLEYITNLKLQEILTKTDEIQRMLRGLQKSLKAKLS